In one window of Azotobacter salinestris DNA:
- the gabT gene encoding 4-aminobutyrate--2-oxoglutarate transaminase, translating to MSRTNESLMQRRIAAVPRGVGQIHPIFAEHARNCSVVDVEGREYIDFAGGIAVLNTGHLHPKIVEAVERQLHKLSHTCFQVLAYEPYVELCEKLNARVPGDFAKKTLLVSTGSEAVENAVKIARAATGRTGVIAFTSAYHGRTLMTLALTGKKVPYAAGMGLLPGGVFRARYPSALCGVDVAEALASVERVFKNDAEPRDIAAILVEPVQGEGGFNVAPPEFMRGLRAICDQHGILLIADEVQTGAGRTGTFFAMEQMGVAADLTAFAKSIAGGFPLAGVCGKAEYMDAIAPGGLGGTYAGNPLSCAAALAVLEVFEEERLLERARSIGARLTEGLRAIQARHASVAEVRGLGAMVAMELCEGGDVLRPATVLTGQIVARARDKGLILLSCGTYGNVLRFLMPLTVPDELLERGLAILAECFDELA from the coding sequence ATGAGCAGGACCAACGAATCCCTGATGCAACGCCGGATCGCCGCGGTGCCGCGCGGCGTCGGGCAGATCCACCCGATCTTCGCCGAGCATGCGCGCAACTGCAGCGTGGTCGACGTGGAAGGGCGCGAGTACATCGACTTCGCCGGCGGTATCGCCGTGCTCAACACCGGTCACCTGCACCCGAAGATCGTCGAGGCGGTGGAGCGGCAGCTGCACAAGCTGTCGCACACCTGCTTCCAGGTGCTGGCCTACGAGCCCTACGTCGAGCTCTGCGAAAAGCTCAACGCGCGCGTGCCGGGCGACTTCGCCAAGAAGACCCTGCTGGTCAGCACCGGCTCGGAGGCGGTGGAGAACGCCGTGAAGATCGCCCGCGCGGCCACCGGGCGGACCGGGGTGATCGCCTTCACCAGCGCCTACCACGGACGCACCCTGATGACCCTGGCGCTGACCGGCAAGAAGGTGCCCTACGCCGCCGGCATGGGGCTCTTGCCGGGCGGCGTGTTCCGTGCCCGCTACCCGAGCGCGCTGTGCGGCGTCGACGTGGCCGAGGCGCTGGCCAGCGTCGAGCGGGTGTTCAAGAACGACGCCGAGCCGCGCGACATCGCCGCGATCCTGGTCGAGCCGGTGCAGGGCGAGGGCGGCTTCAACGTCGCCCCGCCGGAGTTCATGCGCGGCCTGCGGGCGATCTGCGACCAGCACGGTATTCTCTTGATCGCCGACGAGGTGCAGACCGGTGCCGGGCGTACCGGCACCTTCTTCGCCATGGAGCAGATGGGCGTGGCCGCCGACCTCACCGCCTTCGCCAAGTCCATCGCCGGCGGCTTCCCGCTGGCCGGGGTGTGCGGCAAGGCCGAGTACATGGACGCCATCGCCCCCGGCGGGCTCGGCGGCACCTACGCCGGCAACCCGCTCTCCTGTGCCGCGGCCCTGGCGGTGCTGGAGGTGTTCGAGGAGGAGCGCCTGCTCGAGCGCGCCCGGAGCATCGGCGCGCGGCTGACCGAAGGGCTCCGGGCGATCCAGGCGCGCCATGCGTCGGTCGCCGAGGTGCGCGGCCTGGGCGCCATGGTTGCCATGGAGCTGTGCGAGGGCGGCGACGTCCTGAGGCCGGCCACCGTGCTGACCGGGCAGATCGTCGCCCGGGCGCGGGACAAGGGGCTGATCCTGCTGTCCTGCGGCACCTACGGCAACGTGCTGCGCTTTCTGATGCCCTTGACCGTGCCGGACGAGCTGCTCGAGCGCGGCCTGGCGATCCTCGCCGAGTGCTTCGACGAGCTGGCCTGA
- the rpe gene encoding ribulose-phosphate 3-epimerase, translating to MQPFAIAPSILSADFARLGEEVDKVLAAGADIVHFDVMDNHYVPNLTIGSMVCTALRKYGISAPIDVHLMVKPVDRIIGDFLEAGASYITFHPEASEHIDRSLQLIRDGGAKAGLVFNPATPLDCLKYVMDKLDMVLLMSVNPGFGGQKFIPGTLDKLREARALIDASGRDIRLEIDGGVNVKNIGEIAAAGADTFVAGSAIFGQPDYKAVIDAMRAELARVRP from the coding sequence ATGCAACCCTTCGCCATCGCCCCGTCGATTCTCTCCGCCGACTTCGCCCGTCTGGGCGAAGAGGTGGACAAGGTCCTCGCCGCCGGCGCCGACATCGTCCACTTCGACGTGATGGACAACCACTACGTGCCCAACCTGACCATCGGCTCGATGGTCTGCACGGCGCTGCGCAAGTACGGGATCAGTGCGCCGATCGATGTGCACCTGATGGTCAAGCCGGTCGACCGCATCATCGGCGACTTCCTCGAGGCCGGCGCCAGCTACATCACCTTCCACCCGGAGGCCTCCGAGCACATCGACCGCTCCCTGCAGCTGATCAGGGACGGCGGCGCCAAGGCCGGCCTGGTGTTCAACCCGGCGACCCCGCTGGACTGCCTGAAGTACGTGATGGACAAGCTCGACATGGTGCTGCTGATGAGCGTCAACCCTGGCTTCGGCGGGCAGAAGTTCATCCCCGGCACCCTCGACAAGCTGCGCGAGGCGCGCGCCCTGATCGACGCCAGCGGCCGGGACATCCGCCTGGAGATCGACGGCGGGGTCAACGTCAAGAACATCGGCGAGATCGCCGCGGCCGGCGCCGACACCTTCGTTGCCGGCTCGGCGATCTTCGGCCAGCCGGATTACAAGGCGGTGATCGACGCCATGCGCGCCGAGCTGGCCCGGGTGCGCCCATGA
- a CDS encoding phosphoglycolate phosphatase yields MTPLHALFGGRLPKLAMFDLDGTLVDSVPDLAAAVDRMLVQLGRAPAGVERVRLWVGNGAPVLVRRALAGDLRHDGVDAAEAEAALALFMDAYADNHALTRVYPGVPETLDWLREREVQLALITNKPARFLPELLADKGLDGYFRWVVGGDTLPQQKPDPAALRWVMTEAGVLAEESLFVGDSRNDVLAARAAGVACVALSYGYNHGRPIAEEGPALVLDALSVLVDSTPAAALM; encoded by the coding sequence ATGACGCCCCTGCACGCCCTGTTCGGCGGACGCCTGCCGAAGCTGGCGATGTTCGATCTCGACGGCACCCTGGTGGACTCGGTGCCGGACCTGGCGGCGGCGGTCGACCGCATGCTCGTCCAGCTTGGCCGGGCGCCGGCCGGCGTCGAGCGGGTGCGCCTGTGGGTCGGCAACGGCGCGCCGGTGCTGGTGCGCCGCGCCCTGGCTGGCGACCTGCGCCACGACGGTGTGGACGCAGCCGAGGCCGAGGCGGCGCTGGCGCTGTTCATGGACGCCTACGCCGACAACCACGCGCTGACCCGCGTCTATCCCGGTGTGCCGGAAACCCTCGACTGGCTGCGCGAGCGCGAGGTGCAACTGGCGCTGATCACCAACAAGCCGGCGCGCTTCCTGCCCGAGCTGCTGGCCGACAAGGGCCTGGACGGCTATTTCCGCTGGGTCGTCGGCGGCGACACCCTGCCGCAGCAGAAGCCCGATCCGGCGGCGCTGCGCTGGGTGATGACGGAGGCCGGCGTGCTGGCGGAGGAGTCGCTGTTCGTCGGCGACTCGCGCAACGACGTGCTCGCCGCCCGGGCGGCGGGCGTCGCCTGCGTGGCGCTGTCCTACGGCTACAACCACGGTCGGCCGATCGCCGAGGAGGGGCCGGCGCTGGTGCTCGATGCGCTGTCCGTGCTGGTTGATTCGACACCCGCGGCTGCGCTGATGTGA
- a CDS encoding LysR family transcriptional regulator encodes MNNLRRLDLNLLVTLDVLLSEHNVTRAAERLNLAQPSVSVHLAKLRDIFGDPLLLPGPRGMRPTARADELREPLRQALEALERAVSPASPFDPAEARHAWRVAASDYSESTILLPALSGLRSVAPGTRLAVLQVVPSRIARQAERGEIDLALHTSEEAPSGLHRRALFTERYVLVSRAGHPRLKRRPTLAQFCELEHLMVSPDGGGFRGITDKALAEVGLTRRVVLSVPHFLFVMSVLASTDLVAMLPSRLVRNTSALQVVEPPVDVPGFEMAMFWHERSHGDPAHQWLREYIADSV; translated from the coding sequence ATGAACAATCTCAGGCGGCTGGATCTCAACCTGCTGGTGACGCTCGATGTGTTGCTCTCGGAGCACAATGTGACCCGTGCGGCGGAGCGCCTGAACCTCGCCCAACCCTCGGTCAGCGTCCACCTCGCCAAGCTGCGGGACATCTTCGGGGACCCCCTGTTGCTGCCGGGGCCGCGAGGCATGCGGCCCACCGCGCGGGCCGACGAGCTGCGCGAACCCTTGCGGCAAGCACTGGAGGCGCTCGAGCGCGCGGTATCGCCCGCCAGTCCCTTCGACCCTGCCGAGGCCCGTCATGCGTGGCGCGTCGCCGCGTCCGACTACAGCGAGTCGACGATCCTGCTGCCAGCCCTGAGCGGCCTGCGTTCGGTGGCGCCCGGTACGCGACTGGCAGTCCTTCAAGTTGTGCCGTCACGCATCGCCAGGCAGGCGGAACGGGGGGAGATCGATCTTGCCTTGCATACCAGTGAGGAGGCGCCGTCCGGCCTGCATCGCCGCGCGCTCTTTACGGAACGCTATGTTTTGGTGAGCCGCGCGGGTCATCCGCGCCTGAAAAGACGACCAACGCTGGCGCAGTTCTGCGAACTCGAGCACCTGATGGTGTCGCCGGATGGCGGGGGATTTCGCGGCATCACGGACAAGGCGCTCGCGGAGGTGGGCCTGACACGCCGGGTGGTGCTTTCCGTTCCGCACTTCCTGTTCGTGATGTCGGTCCTGGCAAGCACTGATCTCGTGGCGATGTTACCTTCGCGCCTGGTTCGCAATACCAGTGCGTTGCAGGTTGTCGAGCCACCGGTTGATGTACCGGGCTTCGAGATGGCCATGTTCTGGCATGAGCGCTCTCATGGCGACCCCGCCCATCAATGGCTGCGCGAGTACATCGCAGATTCAGTGTGA
- a CDS encoding NAD(P)H-dependent oxidoreductase → MNILLVHAHPEPQSLNGSLKDFSVKRLEKAGHVVQVSDLYAMHWKATFDADDSTDRRADTRFDPALDSRRAFESGTQSQDIAREQDKLRWADALILQFPLWWFSMPAILKGWVERVYAYGFAYGVGEHSDSHWGDRYGEGTLAGKRAMLIVTAGGWESHYGPRGINGPIDDILFPIQHGILFYPGFEVLPPFVIYRTGRMGEVRFSTICEALGQRLDDLWKTAPIPFRPQNAGAYLIPELTLRPDIAPDRSGFAAHVV, encoded by the coding sequence ATGAATATTCTGCTCGTCCATGCCCACCCTGAACCCCAGTCATTGAACGGCTCGCTCAAGGACTTTTCGGTCAAGCGCCTCGAGAAGGCCGGGCACGTCGTCCAGGTATCGGACCTGTATGCCATGCACTGGAAGGCGACGTTCGACGCCGACGACAGCACGGACCGGCGGGCCGATACGCGCTTCGATCCCGCCCTCGACTCCAGGCGGGCGTTCGAGAGCGGCACACAGAGCCAGGACATCGCGCGCGAACAGGACAAGCTGCGCTGGGCGGACGCCCTCATCCTGCAGTTTCCCCTGTGGTGGTTCTCGATGCCGGCGATCCTCAAGGGCTGGGTGGAGCGCGTCTATGCGTATGGCTTCGCCTACGGCGTGGGGGAACACTCCGACAGCCACTGGGGCGATCGATACGGGGAAGGCACGCTGGCGGGCAAACGAGCGATGTTGATCGTCACGGCGGGCGGCTGGGAGTCCCATTACGGCCCGCGGGGCATCAATGGCCCGATCGACGATATCCTGTTCCCCATCCAGCACGGGATTCTGTTCTACCCCGGTTTCGAGGTCCTGCCGCCGTTCGTGATCTATCGGACCGGCCGCATGGGCGAAGTCCGGTTTTCCACAATCTGTGAGGCACTCGGACAGCGTCTCGACGACCTTTGGAAGACGGCGCCGATACCCTTTCGCCCGCAGAACGCCGGTGCGTACCTCATCCCGGAGCTCACCCTGCGACCCGATATCGCGCCGGACCGGTCCGGCTTCGCCGCGCACGTCGTGTAG
- the trpE gene encoding anthranilate synthase component I, with protein sequence MTREEFLRLAAEGYNRIPLACETLADFDTPLSIYLKLADAPHSYLLESVQGGEKWGRYSIIGLPARTVLRVHGHCASVSVDDVEVERHDCEDPLAFVEAFKARYRVPTLPGLPRFNGGLVGYFGYDCVRYVEKKLAHCPNPDPLGTPDILLMVSDAVMVFDNLAGKMHLIVLADPAEADAFEQGQARLQTLLEQLRQPLAPRQGIDLSAQPGAEPAFRASFGREDYERAVDTIKEYILAGDCMQVVPSQRMSIDFKAAPIDLYRALRCFNPTPYMYFFNFGDFHVVGSSPEVLVRVEDGLVTVRPIAGTRPRGATEEADLALEKDLLSDAKELAEHLMLIDLGRNDVGRVADTGSVKVTDQMVIERYSNVMHIVSNVTGHLKEGLTAMDALRAILPAGTLSGAPKIRAMEIIDELEPVKRGVYGGAVGYLAWNGNMDTAIAIRTAVIKDGELHVQAGGGIVADSVPALEWEETINKRRAMFRAVALAEQGKA encoded by the coding sequence ATGACCCGCGAAGAATTCCTGCGCCTGGCCGCCGAAGGCTACAACCGCATTCCGCTCGCCTGCGAAACCCTCGCCGACTTCGACACCCCCCTGTCGATCTACCTGAAACTCGCCGACGCGCCGCACAGCTACCTGCTGGAGTCGGTGCAGGGCGGCGAGAAGTGGGGCCGCTACTCGATCATCGGCCTGCCGGCGCGCACCGTGCTGCGCGTCCATGGGCACTGCGCCTCGGTCAGCGTCGACGATGTCGAGGTGGAGCGCCACGACTGCGAAGACCCGCTGGCCTTCGTCGAAGCCTTCAAGGCGCGCTACCGGGTGCCGACCCTGCCGGGCCTGCCGCGCTTCAACGGCGGCCTGGTCGGCTACTTCGGCTACGACTGCGTGCGCTACGTCGAGAAGAAGCTCGCCCATTGCCCGAACCCCGACCCGCTGGGCACGCCGGACATCCTCCTGATGGTCTCCGATGCGGTGATGGTGTTCGACAACCTGGCCGGCAAGATGCATCTGATCGTCCTTGCCGACCCGGCCGAGGCGGACGCCTTCGAGCAGGGCCAGGCCCGCCTGCAGACGCTGCTGGAGCAACTGCGCCAGCCGCTGGCGCCGCGCCAGGGCATCGATCTTTCCGCCCAGCCCGGCGCCGAGCCGGCATTCCGCGCCAGCTTCGGCCGCGAAGACTACGAGCGCGCGGTGGACACCATCAAGGAGTACATCCTCGCTGGCGATTGCATGCAGGTGGTGCCCTCGCAGCGCATGTCGATCGACTTCAAGGCCGCGCCCATCGACCTGTACCGGGCGCTGCGCTGCTTCAACCCGACCCCCTACATGTATTTCTTCAATTTCGGCGACTTCCACGTGGTCGGCAGCTCGCCGGAAGTGCTGGTGCGCGTCGAGGACGGCCTGGTCACGGTGCGCCCGATCGCCGGCACCCGCCCGCGCGGCGCGACCGAGGAAGCCGACCTGGCGCTGGAAAAGGACCTGCTCTCCGACGCCAAGGAGCTGGCCGAGCACCTGATGCTGATCGACCTGGGCCGCAACGACGTCGGCCGGGTCGCCGACACCGGCTCGGTGAAGGTCACCGACCAGATGGTCATCGAGCGCTACTCCAACGTCATGCACATCGTCTCCAACGTCACCGGCCATCTGAAGGAAGGGCTGACGGCGATGGACGCGCTGCGCGCCATCCTGCCGGCCGGCACCCTCTCCGGCGCGCCGAAGATTCGCGCCATGGAGATCATCGACGAGCTGGAGCCGGTCAAGCGCGGGGTCTACGGCGGCGCCGTCGGCTATCTGGCGTGGAACGGCAACATGGACACGGCGATCGCCATCCGCACCGCGGTGATCAAGGACGGCGAGCTGCACGTGCAGGCCGGCGGCGGCATCGTCGCCGACTCGGTGCCGGCGCTGGAGTGGGAGGAAACCATCAACAAGCGCCGCGCCATGTTCCGCGCCGTGGCCCTGGCCGAGCAGGGCAAGGCCTGA
- a CDS encoding GNAT family N-acetyltransferase, giving the protein MEIRPATPADIPALCFLLDQLFAQEAEFTPDRAAQQRGLAAIIESPEVGGILLAEENGRPLGMVNLLYTVSTALGAPVALLEDMVVDAAARGRGLGTQLLEAAIATARQHGCLRITLLTDADNLDAQRFYARQGFARSPMIPLRRALDPA; this is encoded by the coding sequence ATGGAGATTCGCCCCGCCACGCCCGCCGATATCCCGGCATTGTGCTTCCTGCTCGACCAGTTGTTCGCCCAGGAGGCCGAATTCACGCCCGACCGCGCGGCGCAGCAGCGCGGCCTGGCGGCGATCATCGAAAGCCCGGAGGTCGGCGGGATCCTGCTCGCCGAGGAGAACGGGCGGCCCCTCGGCATGGTCAACCTGCTCTATACGGTTTCCACCGCGCTGGGCGCGCCGGTGGCACTGCTCGAGGACATGGTGGTGGACGCCGCGGCGCGCGGCCGGGGCCTCGGCACGCAGCTACTGGAGGCAGCCATCGCCACTGCGCGGCAGCACGGTTGCCTGCGCATCACTCTCCTGACCGACGCCGACAACCTCGACGCCCAGCGCTTCTACGCCCGCCAGGGCTTCGCCCGCTCGCCGATGATTCCCCTGCGCCGGGCGCTCGATCCGGCGTAG
- a CDS encoding TorF family putative porin — protein sequence MLKKTTLALTAAGAMAGSCIAVAGITVDTPLGEFSASANVTLASEYIFRGISQTKGDPALQGGLDIVHESGLYVGAWVSNTDYETSDATMERDYYIGFSNNITEDLTFDVGWLKYDYVKDHLDNADLNYSEFYGSLSAYGFKVGINYSDDVNSDNNVVYSYIGYKRDLPYGIGLSMRVGKYDFKDDTFFKDGATKGEDAYYDWYVGVTKEFVGLQFGLAYTQTDLKDEECENYTGNDTYCDANLVASVSKTF from the coding sequence ATGCTCAAGAAAACGACCCTCGCCCTCACCGCCGCCGGCGCCATGGCCGGCAGTTGCATCGCCGTGGCGGGGATAACGGTGGACACGCCGCTCGGCGAGTTCAGCGCCAGCGCCAACGTCACCCTGGCCTCCGAGTACATCTTCCGCGGTATCTCGCAGACCAAGGGCGACCCGGCCCTCCAGGGCGGGCTGGACATCGTTCACGAGAGCGGCCTGTACGTCGGCGCCTGGGTTTCCAACACCGACTACGAAACCTCCGATGCGACCATGGAGCGCGACTACTACATCGGCTTCAGCAATAACATCACCGAAGACCTGACCTTCGACGTGGGCTGGCTCAAGTACGACTATGTGAAGGACCACCTCGACAACGCCGACCTGAACTACAGCGAGTTCTACGGCAGCCTCTCGGCCTACGGCTTCAAGGTCGGCATCAACTACTCCGACGACGTCAACAGCGACAACAACGTCGTCTACTCCTACATCGGCTACAAGCGCGACCTGCCCTACGGAATCGGCCTGTCCATGCGTGTCGGCAAGTACGACTTCAAGGACGACACCTTCTTCAAGGACGGCGCGACCAAGGGCGAGGACGCCTACTACGACTGGTACGTCGGGGTGACCAAGGAGTTCGTCGGCCTGCAGTTCGGCCTGGCCTATACCCAGACCGACCTGAAGGACGAGGAGTGCGAGAACTACACCGGCAACGACACCTACTGCGACGCCAACCTCGTCGCCTCGGTGTCCAAGACCTTCTGA
- a CDS encoding alpha-amylase family glycosyl hydrolase — protein MHEPSATPWWKSAVIYQVYPRSFADGNGDGIGDLPGLIGRLDYLQRLGVDALWLSPIYRSPMADAGYDISDHRAVDPLFGRLEDVDRLLAEAHGRGLRVLLDFVPNHTSDRHPWFVESRASRTSPQRDWYLWRDQPNNWRAAIGGGSAWTWDEGSQQYYLHFFLPQQPDLNWHNPQVVEAMHGVLRFWLERGVDGFRIDVAHCIGKDPRFADDPRCLAGEVMAHINDQPYSHELLRGLRRLVDGYPGERVLVGEVNIRSTARIVEYYGAGDELHMAFNFLPLDALWDAVTFRLCIREVEVLLGAARSWPTWVLSNHDSSRHRSRYGGSLRRARAAAVLLLTLRGTPFVYQGEELGLEDVQVTPQTRVDPGGRDGSRAPLPWLREPPHGWSGARPWLPFPPDAAALSVEAQEASEHSTLRLYRRLLAIRRASPALRLGDWQELPSHPEVLAYRRQQGSDLRLVCTNFAGRPHAFPLAGDWQVEIASDGQGDGASFGGTLAAEQALILKPREG, from the coding sequence ATGCACGAGCCGTCAGCGACGCCCTGGTGGAAAAGTGCCGTCATCTATCAGGTCTATCCGCGTTCCTTCGCCGACGGCAATGGCGACGGCATCGGCGATCTGCCGGGCCTGATCGGTCGCCTCGACTACCTGCAGCGGCTCGGCGTCGACGCCCTCTGGCTGTCGCCGATCTATCGCTCGCCGATGGCCGATGCCGGCTACGACATCAGCGACCATCGCGCGGTCGACCCGCTGTTCGGCCGCCTCGAGGATGTCGACCGCCTGCTCGCCGAGGCCCATGGGCGCGGTCTGCGCGTGCTGCTGGATTTCGTGCCCAACCACACCTCCGACCGGCACCCCTGGTTCGTCGAGTCGCGCGCCTCGAGGACGAGCCCCCAGCGCGACTGGTACCTCTGGCGCGACCAGCCGAACAACTGGCGCGCGGCGATCGGCGGCGGCAGCGCCTGGACCTGGGACGAGGGCAGCCAGCAGTACTACCTGCATTTCTTCCTGCCGCAGCAGCCGGACCTGAACTGGCACAACCCGCAGGTGGTCGAGGCGATGCACGGGGTGCTGCGCTTCTGGCTGGAGCGCGGCGTCGACGGCTTCCGCATCGACGTGGCCCACTGCATCGGCAAGGACCCGCGCTTCGCCGACGACCCGCGCTGCCTGGCTGGCGAAGTGATGGCGCACATCAACGACCAGCCCTACAGTCACGAACTGCTGCGCGGCCTGCGCCGTCTGGTGGACGGCTATCCCGGCGAGCGGGTACTGGTCGGCGAAGTCAACATCCGCTCCACCGCGCGGATCGTCGAGTACTACGGCGCCGGCGACGAGCTGCACATGGCGTTCAATTTCCTGCCGCTGGACGCCCTCTGGGACGCGGTGACCTTCCGCCTGTGCATCCGCGAGGTCGAGGTCCTGCTGGGCGCGGCCCGCTCCTGGCCGACCTGGGTGCTGTCCAACCACGACAGCAGCCGCCACCGCAGCCGCTACGGCGGTTCGCTGCGCCGTGCGCGCGCAGCGGCGGTGCTGCTGCTGACGCTGCGCGGCACGCCCTTCGTCTACCAGGGCGAGGAGCTGGGGCTGGAGGACGTGCAGGTCACGCCGCAGACCCGGGTCGATCCCGGCGGCCGCGACGGCAGCCGCGCGCCGCTGCCCTGGCTGCGCGAGCCGCCGCACGGCTGGAGCGGCGCCAGGCCCTGGCTGCCGTTTCCGCCGGATGCCGCAGCGCTGTCCGTCGAGGCGCAGGAGGCGTCGGAGCATTCGACGCTCCGGCTCTACCGCCGGCTGCTGGCGATTCGCCGCGCCAGCCCGGCGCTGCGGCTGGGCGATTGGCAGGAGCTGCCTTCGCATCCCGAGGTGCTGGCGTACCGCAGGCAGCAGGGCAGCGACCTGCGCCTCGTCTGCACCAACTTCGCCGGGCGGCCGCACGCCTTTCCCCTGGCCGGCGACTGGCAGGTCGAGATCGCCAGCGACGGCCAGGGCGACGGCGCGTCCTTCGGCGGCACGCTGGCGGCCGAGCAGGCACTGATCCTCAAGCCGAGGGAGGGCTGA
- a CDS encoding alpha-amylase family protein, protein MRPLWYRNAVIYQIDPSLFRDSDGDGCGDLRGVTERLDYVRGMGATAIWLMPIYASPFRDAGYDVSDHMAVNPRFGDLADVVALLEKAEELGLHVILELVVQHTSDQHPWFQQARRDRNSRYRDYYIWSDTPLETDVEPIFPTVEEEVWRWDEEAGQYYRHLFYRHEPDLNLANPQVIEEIERIMSFWLRLGVSGFRVDAASHLIEQAGRGKVQDGIWLLDHLRDFATLRRPEAILMGEVDIEPEGYVHYFGAGDRLTLLLDFWVNNHLYLSLARGEAEPLHRAVASQPVPPARAQYAVWLRNHDELDLERLSDAEREEVMRAFAPDPDMRAYGRGIRRRLAPMLGGDQQRLALANAILFSLPGTPILRYGEEIGMGDDLSLPERLAVRTPMQWSDEPNGGFSCARPEALVAPPIAEGPFAYGTVNVYTQSLVSDSLLAHTSNMIRTRIGLTEIGSGTYRPVRVDCPSVFAIRYDGDSTLLMLANLSAEEVEVQVQEEDLQDFADILADSLYEQSQGHPLYLRLRGYGYRWLRRRQQLFG, encoded by the coding sequence ATGCGACCACTCTGGTATCGCAACGCGGTGATCTACCAGATCGATCCTTCGCTGTTCCGCGACAGCGACGGCGATGGCTGCGGCGATCTGCGCGGCGTCACCGAGCGCCTGGACTACGTGCGCGGGATGGGCGCCACGGCGATCTGGCTGATGCCGATCTACGCCTCGCCGTTCCGCGACGCCGGCTACGACGTCAGCGACCACATGGCCGTCAACCCGCGCTTCGGCGACCTGGCCGACGTGGTCGCCCTGCTGGAGAAGGCCGAGGAGCTGGGCCTGCACGTCATCCTCGAGCTGGTCGTGCAGCACACCTCGGACCAGCATCCCTGGTTCCAGCAGGCGCGCCGGGACCGCAACTCGCGCTACCGCGACTACTACATATGGTCCGACACGCCGCTGGAGACGGACGTCGAGCCGATCTTTCCCACCGTCGAGGAGGAGGTCTGGCGCTGGGACGAGGAGGCCGGCCAGTACTACCGCCACCTGTTCTATCGCCACGAGCCGGACCTCAACCTGGCTAACCCGCAGGTGATCGAGGAAATCGAGCGGATCATGTCCTTCTGGCTGCGCCTGGGGGTCTCGGGCTTTCGCGTCGACGCCGCCTCGCACCTGATCGAGCAGGCCGGCCGCGGCAAGGTGCAGGACGGCATCTGGCTGCTCGACCACCTGCGCGACTTCGCCACCCTGCGCCGCCCGGAGGCGATCCTGATGGGCGAGGTGGACATCGAGCCGGAGGGCTATGTCCACTACTTCGGCGCAGGCGACCGGCTCACCCTGCTGCTGGATTTCTGGGTGAACAACCATTTGTACCTGTCCCTGGCCCGCGGCGAGGCCGAGCCCCTGCACCGCGCCGTCGCCAGCCAGCCGGTGCCGCCCGCGCGGGCGCAGTACGCGGTGTGGCTGCGCAATCACGACGAGCTCGACCTGGAGCGCCTGAGCGACGCCGAGCGCGAGGAGGTCATGCGCGCCTTCGCCCCGGACCCTGACATGCGCGCCTATGGGCGCGGCATCCGCCGCCGGCTGGCGCCGATGCTGGGCGGCGACCAGCAGCGCCTGGCGCTGGCCAACGCCATCCTGTTTTCCCTGCCGGGCACGCCGATCCTGCGCTATGGCGAGGAGATCGGCATGGGCGACGACCTCTCGCTGCCCGAGCGCCTGGCGGTGCGCACGCCGATGCAGTGGTCCGACGAGCCCAACGGCGGTTTCTCCTGCGCACGTCCCGAAGCGCTGGTCGCCCCGCCGATCGCCGAAGGCCCGTTCGCCTACGGCACGGTCAACGTCTACACCCAGAGCCTCGTCAGCGACTCGCTGCTGGCGCATACCAGCAACATGATACGCACGCGCATCGGTCTCACCGAGATCGGCTCCGGCACTTACCGCCCGGTCAGGGTCGACTGCCCGAGCGTGTTCGCCATCCGCTACGACGGCGACTCGACCCTGCTGATGCTGGCCAATCTCTCGGCGGAGGAGGTCGAGGTGCAGGTGCAGGAGGAAGACCTGCAGGACTTCGCCGACATCCTCGCCGACAGCCTGTACGAGCAGTCGCAGGGCCATCCGCTGTATCTGCGCCTGCGCGGCTACGGCTACCGCTGGCTGCGGCGCAGGCAGCAGCTCTTTGGATGA